In one window of Lynx canadensis isolate LIC74 chromosome B3, mLynCan4.pri.v2, whole genome shotgun sequence DNA:
- the LRR1 gene encoding leucine-rich repeat protein 1: MKLHCEVEVVSRHLPALGMRNRGKGIRAVLSLCQQTAGSRPRPRAGGERGGPLPTCLVICTLRDKRGTRYELKENIEQFFTKFMDEGKATVRLKEPPVDICLSKANSSSLKSFLSAVRLAHRGCNIEVPLSTFTPVKTSEFEKFKTKMVITSKKDYPLSKNFPYSLEHLQTSYCGLVRVDMRMLCLKNLRKLDLSHNHIKKLPATIGDLIHLQELNLSDNHLESFSVALCQSTLQKSLRSLDLSKNKIKALPVQFCQLRELTDLKLDDNELIRFPFKMGQLTNLRFLSAARNKLPFLPSEFQNLSLEYLDLFGNTFEQPKALPVIMLQTPLTLLESSARAMLYNRIPYGSHIIPFHLCQDLDTAKTCVCGRFCLSCFIQGTTTMNLHSVAHTVVLVDNMGGTEAPIISYFCSLACYVNSCDMLK, translated from the exons ATGAAGCTGCACTGCGAGGTCGAGGTAGTCAGTCGGCACTTGCCGGCTTTGGGAATGAGGAACCGGGGCAAGGGCATCCGGGCGGTGTTGAGCCTCTGTCAGCAGACGGCCGGGAGTCGGCCGCGGCCTCGGGCTGGAGGCGAGCGAGGCGGCCCGCTCCCTACCTGCCTGGTCATCTGCACCCTGAGGGACAAGCGCGGGACCCGCTATGAG CTAAAGGAGAACATTGAGCAATTCTTCACCAAATTTATGGATGAGGGGAAAGCTACTGTTCGGTTAAAGGAGCCTCCTGTGGATATCTGTTTAAGTAAG gccAATTCCAGCAGCTTAAAGAGTTTCCTGTCAGCTGTGAGACTCGCTCACAGAGGTTGTAATATTGAGGTACCACTTTCAACCTTCACACCAGTGAAGActtcagaatttgaaaaatttaaaactaaaatggtTATCACATCCAAAAAGGACTATCCTCTAAGCAAGAACTTCCCATATTCTCTGGAACATCTTCAGACTTCTTACTGTGGGCTTGTCCGAGTTGATATGCGTATGCTTTGCTTAAAAAACCTTAGGAAATTAGACTTGAGTCACAACCATATAAAAAAGCTTCCAGCTACAATTGGAGACCTCATCCATCTTCAAGAACTTAACTTGAGTGACAATCACTTGGAATCATTTAGTGTAGCTTTGTGTCAGTCTACACTCCAGAAGTCACTTCGGAGTTTGGATCTCAGCAAGAACAAAATTAAGGCGCTCCCTGTGCAGTTTTGTCAGCTCCGAGAACTTACAGATTTAAAACTTGATGATAATGAATTGATTCGATTTCCTTTCAAGATGGGACAATTGACAAACCTGCGTTTTTTGTCAGCTGCTCGAAATAAGCTTCCATTTTTGCCTAGTGAATTTCAAAATTTATCCCTTGAGTACTTGGATCTTTTTGGAAATACTTTTGAACAACCAAAAGCCCTTCCAGTTATAATGCTGCAAACGCCATTAACTTTATTGGAATCCTCTGCACGAGCCATGTTATATAATAG gaTTCCATATGGCTCTCATATCATTCCTTTTCATCTTTGCCAAGATTTGGATACTGCTAAAACCTGTGTCTGTGGAAGATTCTGTCTAAGCTGTTTTATTCAGGGAACTACTACCATGAATCTACACTCTGTTGCTCACACTGTGGTCTTAGTGGATAATATGGGTGGTACTGAAGCACCTATTATCTCTTACTTCTGTTCTCTAGCCTGTTACGTAAATTCCTGTGATATGTTAAAGTAA